Proteins co-encoded in one Diaminobutyricimonas sp. LJ205 genomic window:
- a CDS encoding SGNH/GDSL hydrolase family protein, with the protein MAQQHPWSRYVAIGDSFTEGIGDPEPRSPGGHRGWADRVAEVLGETAPDFAYANLAIRGRLLQQVIDQQVKPALLLRPDLITVSAGGNDIIRPGTDPDEVASRVEGLVKTLRSDLATVVLFTGPDIGMTPVLGRIRGKVAIYNENLHAIALRHDAIIADMWALRELKDPRMWAPDRLHFSPTGHHTIARMVLDSLGVEHNLEPFAPEPLPRASWRQARVEDLGWAREHLVPWVIRRIRHQSSGDNVLAKRPDAGSVRLDDD; encoded by the coding sequence ATGGCACAGCAGCACCCCTGGTCGCGATATGTCGCGATTGGCGATTCGTTCACCGAAGGCATCGGCGACCCCGAGCCTCGGAGCCCCGGCGGCCACCGCGGATGGGCAGACCGAGTCGCCGAGGTCCTGGGCGAAACAGCCCCCGATTTCGCGTACGCCAACCTCGCCATCCGGGGCCGGCTGTTGCAGCAGGTCATTGATCAGCAAGTGAAACCGGCGCTGCTGCTGCGTCCCGATCTGATCACCGTGTCCGCGGGCGGCAACGACATCATTCGCCCCGGTACCGACCCCGACGAGGTCGCCAGCCGCGTTGAAGGTCTCGTCAAAACCCTCAGGTCGGACCTCGCCACGGTCGTACTGTTCACCGGGCCAGATATAGGCATGACACCGGTGCTCGGCCGGATCCGCGGCAAGGTGGCGATCTACAACGAGAACCTGCACGCCATCGCGCTTCGGCATGACGCAATCATTGCCGACATGTGGGCGCTGCGAGAGCTGAAGGATCCGCGGATGTGGGCGCCGGACCGGTTGCACTTCTCGCCTACCGGCCACCACACGATCGCACGCATGGTCCTCGATTCGCTCGGCGTCGAGCACAACCTGGAACCCTTCGCGCCCGAGCCGTTGCCCCGCGCGTCCTGGCGGCAGGCGCGCGTCGAGGACCTCGGTTGGGCGCGTGAGCACCTGGTGCCATGGGTGATCCGCCGCATACGCCACCAATCCTCGGGCGACAACGTGCTGGCGAAACGGCCCGATGCGGGATCGGTCCGACTCGACGACGATTGA
- a CDS encoding GlsB/YeaQ/YmgE family stress response membrane protein, with translation MGFFGFLILGLIAGAIAKLILPGRQGGGWFITLLLGVVGALLGGLIGGLIFGRGLTEFFDLGTWLLAIAGSIIVLLIYGMMTRRSTTT, from the coding sequence ATGGGATTCTTCGGATTTTTGATTTTGGGCCTGATCGCGGGGGCAATCGCCAAGCTGATCCTCCCCGGCCGTCAGGGTGGCGGGTGGTTCATCACCCTGCTTCTCGGAGTGGTCGGAGCCCTCCTCGGTGGTCTGATCGGCGGCCTGATCTTCGGCCGCGGGCTGACCGAGTTCTTCGACCTTGGAACCTGGCTGTTGGCGATCGCAGGCTCGATCATTGTGCTGCTCATTTACGGCATGATGACGCGCCGGAGCACCACGACCTGA
- the dinB gene encoding DNA polymerase IV: protein MGKQDGSGRLVTEGPLDDRTATIMHVDLDAFFASVELLTRPELKGKPVIVGHRGARSVVTAATYEARRYGVNSAMPMSIALRKCPQAIVLEPHFERYTHYSKQVFGIIEQFTPLVEPLSIDEAFFDVSGARALFGGSYQIGTELRRRVHAETGLVCSVGAAATKYVAKLASGRSKPNGLLVIPASETIDFLHPQPITALWGVGGKTAEHLTRLGLRTIGDLATTPLDSLRAAIGEAGALRLHELSWGRDPRSVSTEREEKSVGHEVTFEYDVTDADVIRRELLRLSDQVGVRLRRHGVLARTVSLKLRFGDFTTITRSKTLGEPTDLGRRIYEEARALYEALGKQRARIRLVGVRAEQLVGDAGMPGLWDPDEDWREAEHTVDAVSERFGLGALRPASLVRRPADSSGSRHSSGDPSAKLSSSE from the coding sequence GTGGGCAAGCAAGACGGATCGGGACGCCTGGTCACCGAGGGCCCGCTCGACGATCGCACGGCGACGATCATGCACGTCGACCTCGACGCCTTCTTCGCGTCGGTGGAGCTGCTCACTCGCCCGGAGTTGAAGGGCAAACCAGTCATCGTCGGGCATCGCGGGGCGCGGTCGGTCGTCACAGCCGCCACCTATGAGGCGCGGCGCTACGGGGTGAACTCGGCAATGCCGATGTCGATCGCGCTGCGCAAGTGCCCGCAGGCAATCGTGCTGGAACCGCACTTCGAGCGCTACACGCACTACTCGAAACAGGTGTTCGGCATCATCGAGCAGTTCACGCCGCTGGTGGAACCGCTGTCGATCGATGAGGCGTTCTTCGACGTGTCCGGGGCCCGCGCGCTATTCGGCGGTTCCTACCAGATCGGCACCGAGTTGCGCCGGCGCGTGCACGCCGAGACCGGACTGGTCTGCTCAGTGGGAGCCGCGGCCACTAAGTATGTCGCCAAGCTCGCGTCGGGGCGGAGCAAGCCCAACGGGCTGCTCGTGATCCCGGCATCCGAAACCATCGACTTTCTTCATCCGCAACCGATCACGGCGCTCTGGGGAGTCGGCGGCAAGACCGCCGAGCACCTGACCCGGCTTGGCCTGCGAACCATCGGCGACCTGGCCACCACCCCGCTCGACTCGTTGCGCGCGGCGATCGGTGAGGCGGGCGCCCTCCGGCTGCACGAGCTGTCGTGGGGGCGGGACCCTCGGTCGGTCAGCACCGAGCGCGAGGAGAAGAGCGTCGGTCACGAGGTCACCTTCGAGTACGACGTGACCGATGCTGATGTGATCCGCCGGGAGCTGTTGCGCCTCTCCGACCAGGTCGGCGTGCGGCTGCGGCGGCACGGGGTGCTTGCGCGCACGGTGTCGCTCAAGCTGCGCTTCGGTGACTTCACCACGATCACCCGGTCGAAGACGCTGGGCGAGCCCACCGATCTGGGCCGGCGGATCTACGAGGAGGCGCGGGCGCTGTACGAGGCGCTCGGCAAGCAGCGGGCGCGGATCCGTCTGGTCGGTGTCCGCGCCGAGCAGCTGGTCGGCGATGCCGGGATGCCGGGGCTGTGGGATCCCGACGAGGACTGGCGCGAGGCGGAGCACACCGTCGACGCGGTCAGCGAGCGGTTCGGTCTTGGCGCGCTGCGGCCGGCGTCGCTCGTGCGGCGGCCGGCGGACTCGAGCGGGTCGCGTCACTCGAGCGGTGACCCCTCGGCTAAACTCTCTTCGAGTGAGTGA
- a CDS encoding DEAD/DEAH box helicase: MSDPIQQQHPVGNFAAEHLSPSFPGRAPWGTASKLRAWQAEALDEYFLREPKDFLAAATPGAGKTTFALRLATELLSRKVIDRITVVAPTEHLKKQWADAAHRVGIRLDPRFKNSQGWHSRQYHGVAVTYAQVAVRAGLHKQLTESGRTLVILDEVHHGGDALSWGDAIREAFEPATRRLSLTGTPFRSDTAPIPFVRYLRDEKGIRTSQTDYNYGYGRALADGVVRPVLFMAYAGTMRWRTKMGDEMAARLGEGDTKDVTSQAWRTALDPEGDWIPQVLRAANVRLSEVRQTVPDAGGLVIATDHFSAKAYASILKDITGTMPTVVLSDDKEASDRIDEFSAGTDRWMVAVRMVSEGVDVPRLAVGVYATSASTPLFFAQVIGRFVRTRRRGETATVFLPSVPNLLELASKLELERDHALDRESPEDGDFYNPEDAMVAAANREDKASSTLEDEFTWQALESDAQFDKVMFNGDEFGQLVEPETPEEFEFLGLPGLLEPEQVSELLKQRHARQSRRVEDRRRTLPPEEAPPPPLYRTLKEQRSLLNSLVGIWSKNSGQPHGMIHAEARRICGGPAVQQASVTQLQARIDLLRKWMARGV; the protein is encoded by the coding sequence GTGAGTGATCCAATTCAGCAGCAGCACCCGGTCGGGAACTTCGCCGCAGAACATCTCTCACCAAGCTTCCCCGGACGCGCCCCGTGGGGCACCGCGAGCAAGCTCCGCGCCTGGCAGGCAGAGGCTCTCGACGAGTACTTCTTGCGCGAGCCGAAGGACTTCCTCGCCGCCGCTACGCCGGGCGCAGGCAAGACCACATTCGCGCTGCGTCTCGCCACCGAACTGCTCAGCCGCAAGGTCATCGACCGGATCACCGTGGTCGCTCCGACCGAGCACCTCAAGAAGCAGTGGGCCGACGCCGCACATCGGGTCGGCATCCGGCTCGACCCACGCTTCAAGAACAGTCAGGGCTGGCACAGTCGGCAGTATCACGGCGTCGCCGTCACCTACGCCCAGGTCGCCGTGCGGGCCGGACTGCACAAGCAGTTGACCGAATCCGGGCGCACCCTGGTGATCCTCGACGAGGTGCACCACGGCGGCGATGCGCTCAGCTGGGGCGACGCCATCCGCGAGGCCTTCGAACCGGCGACACGCCGCCTGTCGCTCACTGGGACGCCCTTCCGCTCGGATACCGCACCGATCCCGTTCGTCCGCTACCTGCGCGACGAGAAGGGCATCCGCACGTCCCAGACCGACTACAACTACGGTTACGGGCGGGCGCTGGCCGATGGCGTCGTGCGTCCGGTGCTGTTCATGGCCTACGCCGGCACCATGCGCTGGCGCACCAAGATGGGCGACGAGATGGCCGCCCGGCTCGGCGAGGGCGACACCAAGGATGTCACCTCCCAGGCCTGGCGCACCGCCCTCGACCCCGAGGGTGACTGGATCCCGCAGGTGCTGCGCGCCGCGAACGTGCGGCTGAGCGAGGTCCGGCAGACGGTCCCGGATGCCGGTGGCCTGGTCATCGCGACCGACCACTTCTCCGCGAAGGCGTACGCCTCGATCCTGAAGGACATCACCGGGACGATGCCCACCGTCGTCCTCAGCGACGACAAGGAGGCCAGCGACCGGATCGACGAGTTCTCCGCCGGCACCGACCGGTGGATGGTCGCCGTCCGGATGGTCTCCGAGGGCGTCGACGTGCCGCGGCTCGCCGTCGGCGTCTACGCGACAAGCGCGTCAACTCCGCTGTTCTTCGCCCAGGTGATCGGTCGCTTCGTGCGCACCCGCCGCCGCGGCGAAACCGCGACCGTGTTCCTGCCCAGCGTGCCGAACCTGCTGGAGCTGGCCTCCAAGCTGGAGCTGGAACGCGACCACGCCCTGGACCGGGAATCGCCCGAGGACGGCGACTTCTACAATCCCGAAGACGCGATGGTCGCCGCGGCGAACCGTGAGGACAAGGCCTCCTCGACGCTCGAGGACGAGTTCACCTGGCAGGCCCTCGAATCCGACGCGCAATTCGACAAGGTCATGTTCAACGGCGACGAGTTCGGGCAGCTGGTTGAACCCGAGACACCGGAGGAGTTTGAGTTCCTCGGGCTTCCCGGTCTGTTGGAGCCTGAACAGGTGAGCGAACTGCTGAAGCAGCGGCACGCTCGCCAGTCCCGCCGCGTCGAGGACCGCCGCCGCACCCTGCCGCCCGAAGAGGCTCCGCCGCCGCCGCTGTACCGCACCCTCAAGGAGCAGCGCAGCCTGCTCAACAGCCTGGTCGGCATCTGGTCGAAGAATTCCGGACAACCGCACGGGATGATTCACGCCGAAGCCCGGCGGATCTGCGGCGGCCCCGCAGTGCAGCAGGCCAGTGTGACCCAGCTTCAGGCGCGGATCGACCTGCTGCGCAAGTGGATGGCACGCGGCGTCTAG
- a CDS encoding YihY/virulence factor BrkB family protein — translation MAEQATDSASEREATAPHPDDDRKPDQLTEITKPSWGYVFKKTLREFSADQCTDLAAALTYYAVLAMFPALLAIVSLLGIFGQAEDTVDGLLDIAGGFMPPDLVDTIREPIEDLTRSPAAGLAFFTGLIGALWSASGYVGAFSRAMNRMYSIEEGRGFLKLRPLQILITVITVVLLTIAAVLLVLSGPVAQAVGDAIGIGETTLVIWEVAKWPIVVAIAVVLVALLYYAAPNIKQPKFRWMSIGAFVALVVWALVSVGFGFYVTNFSSYSNTYGSLAGVIIFLLWMWISNLALLFGAELDSELERGRELQAGIAAEETVQLPPRDTKRSDKAAEKRAEDVLKGRELRKAHEGHDYTDDEKGNRDDRDRSSTGATRAPSGKG, via the coding sequence GTGGCTGAGCAGGCAACCGACAGCGCCAGCGAGCGAGAGGCTACGGCGCCACACCCCGACGATGACCGTAAACCGGACCAGCTGACCGAGATCACGAAACCCTCATGGGGGTACGTGTTCAAGAAGACGCTCCGCGAGTTCAGCGCCGATCAGTGCACCGACCTCGCGGCGGCGCTGACGTACTACGCGGTGCTGGCGATGTTCCCAGCACTGCTCGCAATCGTCTCGCTGCTCGGAATCTTCGGACAGGCCGAGGACACCGTTGATGGTCTACTCGACATCGCTGGCGGATTCATGCCGCCCGATCTGGTCGACACCATCCGAGAGCCGATCGAGGACCTCACCAGATCCCCCGCGGCCGGTCTCGCCTTCTTCACCGGTCTGATCGGCGCGCTCTGGTCGGCGTCCGGTTATGTCGGCGCGTTCAGTCGGGCGATGAACCGGATGTACTCCATCGAGGAGGGTCGCGGATTCCTCAAGCTCCGGCCGTTGCAGATTCTGATCACTGTCATCACGGTCGTGCTGCTCACCATCGCGGCCGTGTTGCTGGTGCTGAGCGGCCCGGTAGCCCAGGCCGTGGGCGATGCGATCGGCATCGGCGAGACGACTCTGGTGATCTGGGAGGTCGCGAAGTGGCCCATCGTCGTCGCCATCGCGGTCGTCCTCGTCGCACTGCTGTACTACGCAGCACCCAACATCAAGCAGCCGAAGTTCCGGTGGATGAGTATCGGCGCGTTCGTGGCGCTTGTCGTGTGGGCGCTGGTCTCGGTCGGCTTCGGCTTCTACGTGACGAACTTCAGCAGTTACAGCAACACGTACGGATCGCTGGCGGGAGTGATCATCTTCCTGCTGTGGATGTGGATCTCGAACCTGGCCCTGCTGTTCGGCGCGGAGCTCGACTCGGAGCTGGAACGCGGCCGCGAGTTGCAGGCCGGAATCGCCGCTGAAGAAACGGTGCAGCTGCCGCCGCGCGACACCAAGCGCAGCGACAAGGCGGCTGAGAAACGGGCCGAGGATGTGCTCAAGGGTCGTGAGCTTCGCAAGGCGCATGAGGGACACGACTACACCGATGACGAGAAAGGCAACCGCGACGACCGTGACCGGTCATCCACTGGAGCCACCCGTGCGCCGTCGGGCAAGGGCTAG
- a CDS encoding DUF6194 family protein, protein MSMDQILDTIRSFEGVVELAPAVGSEFPEISWGDHFFYYSPDGTIPQNVQPYATIVTKDYPDDDRSNLNPDDRWRLNIHVGPARFTELTGVTPRDFGAGDRSGRDFGEADLIMPHPVYGSLGWVAVVNPGARTLVTVADLLRAAHEDDRRRVQRRSQNRKG, encoded by the coding sequence ATGAGCATGGACCAGATTCTCGACACGATTCGATCGTTCGAGGGCGTCGTGGAACTCGCGCCCGCGGTCGGCAGCGAGTTCCCGGAGATCTCCTGGGGCGACCACTTCTTCTACTACTCCCCGGACGGCACCATCCCGCAGAACGTTCAGCCGTACGCGACGATCGTCACGAAGGATTACCCCGATGACGACCGGTCGAACCTCAACCCGGATGACCGCTGGCGGCTGAACATCCACGTCGGACCGGCCAGGTTCACCGAGCTCACCGGCGTAACCCCGCGCGACTTCGGCGCTGGCGACCGGTCGGGTCGGGACTTCGGCGAGGCCGACCTGATCATGCCGCACCCGGTGTACGGGTCACTCGGCTGGGTCGCCGTCGTGAATCCAGGCGCGCGCACGCTGGTGACGGTCGCCGATTTGCTCCGCGCCGCCCACGAGGACGATCGACGAAGGGTTCAGCGACGCTCCCAGAACCGCAAGGGTTGA
- a CDS encoding error-prone DNA polymerase, which translates to MGWSNPPIPWSEFERRLSDSRRPGSRPTNADGGDSPAWSTKREAYEPAAIEKAPDAAAVPYAELHAHSNFSFLDGASSPEELLEEASRLGLHGLALTDHDGFYGVVRLAEAAESYDVKTVFGAELSLGLTTPQNGVADPEGSHLVVLARRQEGYHRLAAALTEAQLDGREKGRPLYNLDALAARADGQWTVLTGCRKGTVRQALASQGADAAEREVARLVELFGQDNVLVELTDHGHPLDSTRNDQLARLAERLRLPVVATGNVHYASPAERHIGDALAAVRARRSLDEMDGWLPASGGAHLRSGAEMARRFSRYPGAIENTVTVADDLGFRLKSVRPGLPKQEVPEGHTPMSWLRQLVWDAVPHKYPKLTAENRDRIERELAVIEQKDFPGYFLIVRDIVHFAKGRGILCQGRGSAANSAVCYLLGITAVDSIFYRLPFERFLSSMREEEPDIDVDFDSDRREEVIQYVYGKYGRHNAAQVANVISYRPKFAVRDMAKALGYSPGQQDAWSKQVERWGAQISSGDHDIPQPVVALAERVLTFPRHLGIHSGGMVLTDRPVGEVVPIEHARMENRTVVQWDKDDCAWMGLVKFDLLGLGMLAALQYTIDLIKESTGESWSLDTIPKEEPGVYDMLCRADSIGVFQVESRAQMGVLPRLKPRRFYDLVVEIALVRPGPIQGGAVHPFIRRKLGQEPVTYLHPLLEEPLERTLGVPLFQEQLMQMAMAVGGCTAEDADHLRRAMGSKRGVEKIEKLRDKLYAGMASNGITGDVADDIYGKIQAFANFGFAESHSISFALLVYSSSWFKLHYPAAFLAALLRAQPMGFYSPATLTADARRHGVEVRRPDIGRSGVQAGLEPVSPSVEPTPLVEPAETRTPLVEPVEALGPTGDDGCLRLEHPPSPEFDRSLPDDSARHRRDGNFAVRLGLAEVTSIGEKLARKIVAERDAYGPYRSMADLSRRVGLSTAQLEALSAAGAFDSLGLNRREAMWNAGAAAQHRPEYLDGTVVAVQPPLFSLPTKADDLVFDLWSTNLSTDDHPIRLLRPALDARGALTAAALQQTESGRRIEVGGVVTHRQRPATASGITFLNLEDETGLINIICSVGVWNRYRRVAREAPAMIIRGILERSDEGVTNLIADRMESLSIRTKHTSRDFQ; encoded by the coding sequence ATGGGCTGGTCTAACCCCCCGATCCCGTGGTCCGAGTTCGAACGCCGCCTGTCGGACTCGCGTCGGCCCGGCTCCCGGCCGACGAACGCCGACGGCGGCGACAGTCCGGCGTGGTCGACCAAGCGGGAGGCCTACGAGCCCGCCGCGATCGAGAAGGCTCCGGATGCCGCGGCGGTGCCATATGCGGAACTGCATGCGCACTCCAACTTCAGCTTCCTCGACGGCGCGTCCTCCCCCGAGGAACTGCTCGAGGAAGCCTCCCGGCTCGGCCTGCACGGTCTCGCCCTGACCGACCACGACGGCTTCTATGGGGTCGTCCGGCTCGCCGAGGCGGCCGAGAGCTATGACGTGAAGACCGTGTTCGGCGCGGAACTCTCGCTCGGCCTGACCACACCGCAGAACGGCGTGGCCGACCCCGAGGGCAGCCATTTGGTGGTGCTCGCCCGCCGGCAGGAGGGCTATCACCGGCTCGCCGCCGCGCTCACCGAGGCGCAACTGGACGGCCGCGAGAAGGGCAGGCCGCTGTACAACCTCGACGCCCTGGCCGCCCGGGCGGACGGCCAGTGGACGGTGCTCACCGGCTGCCGCAAGGGAACCGTGCGGCAGGCGCTCGCCAGCCAGGGTGCGGATGCCGCGGAGCGAGAGGTTGCCCGGCTGGTGGAGTTGTTCGGCCAGGACAACGTGCTGGTCGAACTCACCGACCACGGACATCCGCTCGATTCCACCAGGAACGACCAGCTCGCTCGTCTCGCCGAGCGGTTGCGGCTGCCTGTGGTCGCCACCGGCAACGTGCACTACGCCAGCCCGGCCGAGCGGCACATCGGCGACGCGCTGGCCGCGGTTCGGGCCCGGCGCAGCCTCGATGAGATGGACGGTTGGCTGCCGGCATCCGGCGGCGCGCATCTGCGCTCGGGGGCCGAGATGGCACGCCGCTTCAGCCGGTATCCGGGCGCCATCGAGAACACCGTCACGGTTGCCGACGACCTCGGCTTCCGGCTGAAGAGTGTGCGTCCCGGGCTGCCGAAGCAGGAGGTGCCCGAGGGGCACACGCCGATGAGCTGGCTGCGGCAGCTGGTCTGGGACGCGGTGCCGCACAAGTACCCGAAGCTGACAGCCGAGAACCGGGACCGGATCGAACGCGAGCTCGCGGTGATCGAGCAGAAGGACTTTCCCGGCTACTTCCTGATCGTGCGTGACATCGTGCACTTCGCGAAGGGCCGCGGCATCCTCTGCCAGGGTCGCGGCTCCGCGGCGAACTCGGCGGTCTGCTATCTGCTTGGCATCACCGCGGTCGACTCGATCTTCTATCGGCTGCCGTTCGAACGGTTCCTCTCCAGCATGCGCGAGGAGGAACCGGACATCGATGTCGACTTCGACTCCGACCGCCGGGAAGAGGTCATCCAGTACGTCTACGGCAAGTACGGCAGGCACAATGCCGCGCAGGTGGCGAATGTGATCAGCTACCGGCCGAAGTTCGCGGTGCGCGACATGGCCAAGGCGCTCGGCTACAGCCCAGGCCAGCAGGATGCCTGGTCGAAGCAGGTGGAACGCTGGGGGGCGCAGATCTCCAGCGGCGATCACGACATTCCGCAGCCGGTGGTTGCCCTCGCCGAGCGGGTGCTCACCTTCCCCCGGCACCTCGGCATCCACTCCGGCGGCATGGTGCTCACCGATCGGCCGGTCGGCGAGGTGGTGCCGATCGAGCACGCCCGCATGGAGAACCGCACGGTCGTGCAGTGGGACAAGGATGACTGCGCCTGGATGGGTTTGGTGAAGTTCGACCTGCTCGGCTTGGGCATGCTGGCCGCGCTGCAGTACACGATCGACTTGATCAAGGAGAGCACCGGGGAGAGCTGGAGCCTCGACACCATCCCGAAAGAGGAGCCGGGCGTCTACGACATGCTCTGTCGGGCCGACTCGATCGGCGTGTTCCAGGTGGAGAGCCGCGCGCAGATGGGCGTGCTGCCCCGGCTCAAGCCGCGCCGCTTCTACGACCTGGTGGTCGAAATCGCGCTGGTACGACCCGGTCCGATCCAGGGCGGGGCGGTGCATCCGTTCATCCGCCGCAAGCTCGGCCAGGAGCCGGTGACCTACCTGCATCCGCTGCTCGAGGAGCCGCTCGAACGCACCCTGGGTGTGCCGTTGTTCCAGGAGCAGCTGATGCAGATGGCGATGGCGGTCGGCGGCTGCACCGCCGAGGACGCCGATCACCTGCGCCGGGCAATGGGGTCGAAGCGTGGGGTGGAGAAGATCGAGAAGCTCCGCGACAAGTTGTACGCCGGGATGGCCTCGAACGGCATCACCGGGGATGTCGCCGATGACATCTACGGCAAGATCCAGGCGTTCGCGAACTTCGGGTTCGCCGAGAGCCACTCGATCAGTTTCGCCCTGCTGGTCTACTCCAGTTCCTGGTTCAAGCTGCACTATCCGGCCGCGTTCCTCGCCGCGCTGCTGCGGGCGCAGCCGATGGGGTTCTACTCCCCCGCAACGCTGACCGCGGATGCCCGCCGGCACGGGGTCGAGGTGCGCCGGCCGGACATCGGCCGGTCCGGGGTGCAGGCAGGCCTGGAGCCGGTCAGCCCGTCGGTCGAGCCCACTCCGTTGGTCGAGCCTGCCGAGACCCGCACTCCGTTGGTCGAGCCTGTCGAGGCCCTCGGGCCAACCGGCGACGACGGATGCCTCCGGCTCGAGCATCCCCCGTCCCCAGAGTTCGACCGTTCTCTTCCCGACGACTCCGCCCGGCACCGGCGCGACGGGAACTTCGCCGTGCGATTGGGACTGGCCGAGGTCACCTCGATCGGCGAGAAACTCGCCCGGAAGATCGTCGCCGAACGCGACGCCTACGGTCCGTACCGCTCCATGGCCGACCTGTCCCGGCGGGTCGGGTTGTCCACCGCCCAGTTGGAGGCGCTGTCAGCGGCCGGCGCGTTCGACAGTCTCGGACTGAATCGGCGCGAGGCGATGTGGAACGCCGGCGCAGCGGCCCAGCACCGGCCCGAGTATCTCGACGGTACGGTCGTTGCCGTGCAGCCGCCGCTGTTCAGCCTGCCGACGAAGGCCGACGACCTGGTCTTCGACCTCTGGTCGACCAACCTGTCGACCGACGATCACCCGATCCGGTTGCTCCGCCCGGCACTGGATGCCCGGGGTGCCCTCACCGCGGCGGCGCTGCAGCAGACGGAATCCGGCCGTCGGATCGAGGTGGGTGGGGTGGTCACCCACCGGCAGCGTCCGGCGACTGCGAGCGGAATCACTTTCCTGAATCTCGAGGACGAAACCGGGCTCATCAACATCATCTGCAGCGTCGGGGTCTGGAACCGTTACCGTCGGGTCGCCCGAGAGGCGCCGGCGATGATCATCCGCGGCATCCTGGAACGCTCCGACGAGGGGGTGACCAACCTGATCGCCGATCGGATGGAGTCGCTCAGCATCCGCACCAAGCACACCTCCCGTGACTTCCAGTGA
- a CDS encoding DNA polymerase Y family protein, with protein MFHPASSTRTLVLWCPDWPVIAAAQSLDLDRDLPIALVDRGLVFACSAAARVEGVKRGLRIREAQARCPELIVEQYDPALDARVFEPALAELERLTPGVQLLRPGTCAIRSRGPSRYYGGELAAALTLLGRLGELGFDARAGIADGPFTAEQAARAAQPATRVLIVPEGGAAEFLAPLPIGILDRPDLVALLKRLGIRTLGEFAALEAIDVEGRFGVDGARLHAIASGLDARSVSPRTPPAELDGVVWFEPPVDRIDQAAFAFKQAAERFIDQLTAAKLVCTALRIEVDAENGEISERSWLHPRSFTPAEVVDRLRWQLQGNGTADGASGLSAPITRVRVVPESVDAIGNHERGLFGDGPDERVHHALSRVQSMLGHEGVLTVAIGGGRTLAERAMLVPWGDWPAFLRSPDQPWPGSLPQPAPATVFPAPHPVTVFADSGEQVSVDERAGLSAAPARLVAASGASKQVTAWAGPWPIDERWWDAEHSRAAHRFQVVDDDGLAWLLVLDAHGWWAEARYD; from the coding sequence GTGTTTCACCCCGCGTCATCCACAAGAACCCTCGTGTTGTGGTGCCCGGACTGGCCAGTCATTGCCGCAGCACAGTCACTCGACCTGGATCGTGACCTGCCGATCGCTCTCGTCGATCGAGGGCTGGTGTTCGCGTGCTCGGCCGCCGCCCGAGTGGAGGGCGTGAAGCGTGGCCTGCGCATCCGTGAGGCGCAGGCCCGCTGCCCGGAGCTCATCGTGGAACAGTACGATCCCGCCCTCGACGCCCGGGTGTTCGAGCCGGCGCTCGCCGAGTTGGAGCGGCTCACCCCCGGCGTGCAACTGCTGCGACCGGGAACCTGCGCCATCCGCTCCCGCGGCCCCAGCCGCTACTACGGCGGGGAACTGGCCGCCGCGCTGACCCTGCTCGGCCGGCTCGGGGAACTCGGCTTCGACGCCCGAGCCGGAATCGCCGACGGGCCGTTCACCGCAGAACAGGCAGCCCGGGCCGCTCAGCCCGCGACGCGGGTGCTGATCGTGCCGGAGGGCGGCGCGGCCGAGTTCCTGGCGCCACTGCCGATCGGCATCCTCGACCGGCCCGACCTGGTTGCCCTGCTGAAGCGGCTGGGCATCCGCACCCTCGGTGAGTTCGCCGCGCTCGAGGCCATCGATGTCGAAGGACGGTTCGGGGTGGACGGCGCACGCCTGCACGCGATCGCCTCCGGCCTGGATGCCCGCAGCGTCAGCCCGCGCACTCCGCCGGCTGAACTTGACGGCGTCGTCTGGTTCGAGCCTCCGGTCGACCGGATCGACCAGGCCGCGTTCGCGTTCAAACAGGCGGCCGAACGGTTCATCGACCAGCTGACCGCGGCGAAACTCGTCTGCACCGCGTTGCGGATCGAGGTGGATGCCGAGAACGGTGAGATCTCCGAACGCAGTTGGCTGCACCCGCGCTCATTCACCCCAGCGGAGGTCGTCGACCGGTTGCGCTGGCAGCTACAGGGCAACGGCACGGCGGACGGCGCCAGCGGGCTGAGCGCGCCGATCACCCGGGTACGGGTGGTACCGGAGAGCGTGGATGCCATCGGCAACCACGAGCGCGGGCTGTTCGGTGACGGACCAGACGAACGGGTCCACCACGCCCTCTCCCGGGTGCAGAGCATGCTCGGCCACGAGGGAGTGCTCACCGTCGCCATCGGCGGCGGCCGCACCCTTGCCGAGCGGGCGATGCTGGTTCCCTGGGGTGACTGGCCGGCATTTCTGCGCTCCCCCGACCAGCCTTGGCCGGGCAGTCTGCCGCAGCCGGCTCCGGCGACGGTGTTCCCCGCTCCGCACCCGGTGACCGTGTTCGCGGACAGTGGCGAACAGGTGTCGGTGGACGAGCGAGCGGGACTCTCGGCTGCTCCAGCTCGGCTGGTTGCGGCATCCGGTGCCTCGAAACAGGTCACCGCGTGGGCCGGTCCCTGGCCGATCGATGAGCGCTGGTGGGATGCCGAGCACTCCAGGGCGGCGCACCGGTTCCAGGTGGTCGACGATGACGGGCTGGCCTGGCTGCTGGTGCTCGACGCGCATGGCTGGTGGGCCGAGGCGAGGTATGACTGA